A genome region from Streptomyces xanthophaeus includes the following:
- a CDS encoding GNAT family N-acetyltransferase: protein MTVSIRDLHPGDPSDAESVVRVRRAALPFMIITAEGVAFELSSAHPAKHHRILVAETADGRVIGTAQVGIMYDSPEPGQSYVNAYVDPAHRGLGAGALLLRNAEQHLAARGAVDVYAWVLDEPAPRAFAERHGYRPSRSAHFLRLDLAAATLPELPRDLPAGVELRPGSAFAADPRPLFEADAETTADEPGDVAAEFDDYEDWLAHTWNSPSLDKELTTVALVDGVVASFTAAQTDGGTRYASAMTGTLRAFRGRGLAKLAKTASLHRARAAGYTEAFTGNDAGNGPMLAVNEWFGYEICATETRYTKKLETP, encoded by the coding sequence ATGACCGTATCGATCCGAGACCTCCACCCCGGTGACCCCTCGGACGCGGAGTCCGTCGTACGGGTACGCCGCGCCGCCCTGCCGTTCATGATCATCACTGCGGAGGGGGTGGCCTTCGAGCTCTCCTCCGCGCACCCGGCGAAGCACCACCGGATCCTCGTCGCCGAGACCGCGGACGGCCGGGTCATCGGCACCGCCCAGGTCGGCATCATGTACGACAGCCCCGAGCCCGGCCAGTCGTACGTCAACGCCTACGTCGATCCCGCCCACCGCGGCCTCGGCGCCGGCGCCCTCCTGCTGCGCAACGCCGAACAGCACCTCGCCGCGCGGGGCGCGGTGGACGTGTACGCCTGGGTGCTCGACGAGCCCGCCCCTCGCGCCTTCGCCGAGCGGCACGGCTACCGCCCCAGCCGGTCGGCGCACTTCCTGCGCCTGGACCTGGCGGCGGCCACGCTGCCCGAGCTCCCGCGGGACCTTCCGGCCGGGGTGGAGCTGCGCCCCGGTTCCGCTTTCGCCGCCGACCCGCGGCCGCTGTTCGAGGCGGACGCCGAGACGACCGCCGACGAACCGGGCGATGTCGCGGCGGAGTTCGACGACTACGAGGACTGGCTCGCGCACACCTGGAACAGTCCGTCCCTCGACAAGGAGCTGACCACCGTCGCCCTGGTCGACGGCGTCGTGGCCTCCTTCACCGCGGCGCAGACCGACGGCGGGACCCGCTACGCGTCGGCGATGACCGGCACCCTGCGCGCCTTCCGCGGCCGGGGGCTGGCCAAGCTCGCCAAGACGGCCTCCCTGCACCGAGCCCGCGCGGCCGGGTACACCGAGGCCTTCACCGGCAACGACGCGGGCAACGGCCCGATGCTCGCCGTCAACGAGTGGTTCGGTTACGAGATCTGCGCGACCGAGACGCGCTACACGAAGAAGCTGGAGACCCCGTGA
- a CDS encoding GntR family transcriptional regulator, which produces MTSTNLKITIDGSAGSAAPYEQLRAQIADRARSGKLPAGFKLPTVRGLAEELGLAANTVAKAYRALEADAVIETRGRNGTFIAAAGDAVSREAASAAQAYADRVHRLGLTQAEALATATEALRARYAAK; this is translated from the coding sequence GTGACCTCGACAAACCTGAAGATCACCATCGACGGCTCGGCTGGGTCGGCCGCCCCGTACGAACAGCTGCGCGCGCAGATCGCCGACCGGGCCCGGTCGGGGAAGCTCCCGGCGGGCTTCAAGCTGCCGACGGTACGGGGCCTCGCGGAGGAGCTGGGGCTGGCCGCCAACACGGTCGCGAAGGCGTACCGGGCGCTGGAGGCGGACGCGGTGATCGAGACGCGGGGCCGGAACGGGACCTTCATCGCGGCCGCCGGGGACGCGGTGTCCCGCGAGGCGGCGTCCGCAGCGCAGGCGTACGCGGACCGGGTCCACCGCCTCGGCCTGACGCAGGCCGAAGCCCTCGCCACCGCCACGGAAGCCCTCCGGGCCCGGTACGCCGCGAAGTAG
- a CDS encoding DUF5925 domain-containing protein, with amino-acid sequence MSANPHDALPIRLNVDDSDSPSDVVDALFLGRFASGEQPYSHSVSIERVKAEATLLPPEATVLRSARDSDRSATLAEGEGWTMLVSRWSRGADVTVTAVSDELAAGVLGKATEGVQDEPEPQPENVTMGFWYVSPRRGPYRTTRQIAAGTWAEVRPNYTAPVAGAMDRLMKVTPDDIAGRLLLLHGPPGTGKTSALRTLARSWRDWCQVDCVLDPERLFNDVGYLMDIAIGEDEGTAKGRWRLLLLEDCDELIRGEARHTAGQALSRLLNLTDGLLGQGRNVLVGVTTNEDLERLHPAVVRPGRCLARIEVGRLTHREAVDWLGTDEGVSREGASLAELFALRRGTGPAAILPPQPHSSEAGLYL; translated from the coding sequence ATGTCAGCCAACCCGCATGACGCGCTGCCGATCCGGCTCAACGTCGACGACAGCGACTCACCGTCGGACGTCGTCGACGCGCTCTTCCTCGGCCGGTTCGCTTCCGGCGAGCAGCCGTACTCGCACAGCGTGTCGATCGAGCGGGTCAAGGCGGAGGCCACTCTCCTGCCGCCGGAGGCCACGGTGTTGCGCTCGGCGCGCGACAGCGACCGCAGCGCCACCCTCGCCGAGGGCGAGGGCTGGACCATGCTCGTCTCGCGCTGGAGCCGGGGCGCGGACGTCACCGTGACGGCGGTGAGCGACGAACTCGCCGCCGGTGTGCTCGGCAAGGCCACGGAAGGCGTGCAGGACGAGCCCGAACCGCAGCCGGAGAACGTCACGATGGGCTTCTGGTACGTCTCCCCGCGCCGCGGCCCGTACCGGACGACCCGCCAGATCGCGGCCGGGACCTGGGCGGAGGTGCGGCCCAACTACACCGCGCCGGTGGCCGGAGCGATGGACCGGCTGATGAAGGTGACCCCGGACGACATCGCGGGCCGGCTGCTCCTGCTGCACGGACCGCCCGGCACGGGCAAGACCTCCGCGCTGCGCACGCTGGCCCGGTCCTGGCGCGACTGGTGCCAGGTGGACTGCGTCCTGGACCCGGAACGGCTGTTCAACGACGTGGGCTATCTGATGGACATCGCGATCGGCGAGGACGAGGGCACGGCGAAGGGCCGCTGGCGGCTGCTGCTGCTGGAGGACTGCGACGAGCTGATCCGGGGCGAGGCCCGCCACACCGCCGGGCAGGCGCTGTCCCGCCTGCTGAACCTGACGGACGGTCTGCTGGGGCAGGGCCGCAACGTCCTGGTGGGGGTCACCACCAACGAGGACCTGGAACGGCTCCACCCGGCGGTGGTCCGCCCGGGGCGCTGCCTGGCCCGCATCGAGGTCGGCCGGCTGACCCACCGGGAGGCGGTGGACTGGCTGGGCACGGACGAGGGCGTCTCCCGCGAGGGCGCCAGCCTGGCGGAGCTGTTCGCCCTGCGCCGCGGCACGGGCCCGGCGGCGATCCTGCCGCCCCAGCCGCACAGCTCGGAGGCGGGGCTGTACCTCTAG
- a CDS encoding SGNH/GDSL hydrolase family protein, whose product MKLSRFAALTSSLLLAAGATLFGAGQAAATARADFGYVALGDSYSSGVGAGNYDGASGNCKRTTRAYPALWAAAHSPQTFSFTACSGARTGDVLAGQLAPLNSGTDLVSITIGGNDAGFSDVMTTCVLQSESTCVNRVNQAKAYVDSTLPGQLDQVYNAIDSRAPGAHVVVLGYPRFYKLNGTCTTGLTEGERVAINGAADHLNAAIAKRAADHGFTFASVAGAFTGHEICSGNAWLHSVNWLNIGESYHPTAAGQSGGYLPVFTNAA is encoded by the coding sequence ATGAAACTGTCGCGCTTCGCTGCCCTGACCTCCTCCCTCTTACTCGCCGCGGGCGCCACCCTGTTCGGCGCGGGACAGGCGGCCGCCACCGCCCGGGCCGACTTCGGCTACGTCGCCCTCGGCGACTCGTACTCCTCCGGCGTCGGCGCCGGCAACTACGACGGCGCGAGCGGGAACTGCAAGCGCACCACCCGCGCCTACCCGGCCCTGTGGGCCGCCGCCCATTCCCCCCAGACCTTCTCCTTCACCGCCTGCTCGGGCGCTCGCACCGGTGATGTCCTCGCAGGCCAGCTCGCCCCGCTCAACTCCGGCACCGACCTGGTCAGCATCACCATCGGCGGCAACGACGCCGGATTCTCCGACGTCATGACGACCTGCGTCCTGCAGTCCGAATCCACCTGCGTCAACCGCGTGAACCAGGCCAAGGCCTACGTGGACTCCACCCTCCCCGGCCAGCTCGACCAGGTCTACAACGCCATCGACAGCCGTGCGCCCGGCGCGCACGTCGTCGTCCTCGGCTACCCCCGCTTCTACAAGCTGAACGGCACCTGCACCACCGGCCTGACCGAGGGCGAGCGGGTCGCCATCAACGGGGCCGCCGACCACCTCAACGCCGCCATCGCCAAACGCGCCGCCGACCACGGCTTCACCTTCGCCTCGGTCGCCGGCGCCTTCACGGGTCACGAGATCTGCTCCGGCAACGCGTGGCTGCACAGCGTCAACTGGCTGAACATCGGCGAGTCGTACCACCCGACCGCGGCCGGACAGTCCGGCGGCTACCTGCCGGTCTTCACGAACGCCGCCTGA
- a CDS encoding serine/threonine-protein kinase, translating to MSDQSNSDRVISGRYRLLEPIGRGGMGIVWRARDEVLAREVAVKEVRAPAGLEPAELERLYRRLEREAWAAARVSHRGVVTVYDVASEGGRPWIVMELVRGLSLADVLEAEGPMTPQRAAHIGEQVLAALRSAHDSGVLHRDVKPGNVLIANDGRVVLGDFGIATLEGSSAITMTGEVVGSPEFLAPERALGREPGPASDLWALGVMLYAAVEGVSPFRQATALDTLRAVVDAELPPPRRAGALEPVLEGLLRKDPAERLPAAEVARMLRVVGAGGTVRAPGGPVSGPDTPTATAAHHGHGAGPGHGAGEPRTAPYAAHAAPYGTPPPAPSGPGARESRAGLVLTAGIVLMLLALVAVGWLLIKDRENTGGKGGGNGGAPTGSATTARTVTTTPSTAPPASASVSASAPGQHVSVYVDTVRSSYTGSCPPPAGLAPAFTATVEVERTPVVLEYRWATRSGRTSGPDWRSVTYEEGGPRSRRLEHTELTHEPDGVFEDAVRLEVRGPAEVTTQWVATSVTCRKGTPTSGAPSPGPSPSPSSPTASAPAAPGTGEPDRTVRTDRTGEPGRTDGSDGTDRTDRADQAAFVKTGR from the coding sequence GTGAGTGACCAATCGAACTCCGATCGTGTCATCTCGGGCCGCTACCGGCTGCTCGAACCGATCGGCCGCGGCGGGATGGGCATCGTGTGGCGGGCCCGCGACGAGGTACTCGCCCGCGAGGTCGCCGTCAAGGAGGTACGGGCGCCGGCCGGACTGGAACCCGCCGAACTGGAGCGGCTGTACCGGCGGCTGGAACGGGAGGCCTGGGCCGCGGCCCGCGTCTCGCACCGCGGGGTGGTCACCGTCTACGACGTGGCCTCCGAGGGCGGACGCCCCTGGATCGTGATGGAGCTGGTGCGCGGGCTCTCGCTGGCGGACGTACTGGAGGCCGAGGGGCCGATGACCCCTCAGCGGGCCGCGCACATCGGGGAACAGGTGCTCGCCGCCCTGCGCTCCGCCCACGACTCGGGGGTGCTGCACCGGGACGTGAAGCCGGGCAACGTCCTGATCGCCAACGACGGCCGTGTGGTGCTCGGCGACTTCGGGATCGCCACCCTGGAGGGCTCCTCGGCGATCACCATGACGGGCGAGGTGGTCGGCTCCCCCGAATTCCTGGCTCCGGAGCGGGCGTTGGGGCGCGAACCGGGACCCGCCTCGGACCTGTGGGCGCTCGGGGTCATGCTCTACGCCGCCGTCGAGGGGGTCTCGCCCTTCCGGCAGGCCACCGCACTGGACACCCTGCGGGCCGTGGTGGACGCGGAGTTGCCGCCGCCACGCCGGGCCGGGGCGCTGGAGCCCGTGCTGGAGGGGCTGCTGCGCAAGGACCCGGCCGAGCGGCTGCCCGCGGCGGAGGTGGCCCGGATGCTGCGTGTGGTGGGCGCGGGCGGGACCGTACGGGCCCCCGGCGGGCCGGTGTCGGGGCCGGACACGCCGACGGCCACGGCAGCGCACCACGGGCACGGGGCGGGCCCCGGGCACGGGGCGGGTGAGCCTCGTACGGCGCCCTACGCGGCGCATGCGGCGCCGTACGGGACGCCGCCACCGGCCCCGTCCGGGCCGGGGGCGCGCGAGAGCCGGGCCGGGCTGGTGCTGACGGCCGGGATCGTGCTGATGCTGCTGGCCCTGGTCGCGGTGGGGTGGCTGCTGATCAAGGACCGCGAGAACACGGGCGGGAAGGGCGGCGGGAACGGCGGCGCACCGACCGGCTCGGCGACCACTGCCCGGACCGTCACGACGACCCCTTCGACGGCTCCGCCGGCCTCGGCCTCGGTGTCGGCGTCCGCCCCGGGGCAGCACGTCTCGGTGTACGTGGACACGGTGCGCTCCTCCTACACCGGCAGCTGCCCGCCGCCCGCCGGGCTCGCGCCCGCCTTCACGGCCACCGTCGAGGTGGAGCGCACTCCGGTCGTGCTGGAGTACCGCTGGGCCACGCGGAGCGGGCGGACGTCCGGCCCCGACTGGCGCTCCGTCACGTACGAGGAGGGCGGGCCGAGGAGCCGGCGGCTGGAGCACACGGAGCTCACGCACGAACCGGACGGCGTCTTCGAGGACGCGGTCCGGCTGGAGGTGCGGGGGCCGGCCGAGGTGACCACCCAGTGGGTGGCCACCTCGGTGACGTGCCGGAAGGGGACCCCGACGAGCGGGGCCCCCTCCCCCGGGCCGAGTCCGTCACCGTCCTCGCCGACGGCGAGCGCTCCGGCGGCTCCGGGGACCGGCGAACCGGATCGGACCGTCAGGACGGACCGGACGGGTGAGCCGGGCCGTACGGACGGGTCGGACGGGACGGACCGGACGGACCGGGCCGATCAGGCGGCGTTCGTGAAGACCGGCAGGTAG